From the genome of Pungitius pungitius chromosome 21, fPunPun2.1, whole genome shotgun sequence, one region includes:
- the LOC119212572 gene encoding alpha-tectorin-like codes for MSLWRMANLVWPLLALVMISTVTPQNSGPLYLINGFRSGNSDDGSSPEIPLQRPFLYFGQSYDQIYVNNNGHLTFDTAWSSFTPQRFPLYGSRDIIAPFWTDLDNRLSGQVYYNQYTNGSILQQATQDINRYFPALSFSAEWVFVATWNEVAYYPNSGTQTTVQAVLISGGLYSFVLMNYGIIAPTLRDIQAGYDTVDSTHHFTIPGSFSTAASGNNSNFNLSSNVNVPGRWAFRTDYGSRGCNYSGELLQLGDSFWSDRTCAQKCTCTSAGLQCHSESCSFSQICQPAAFKFSCQTVQRGSCSISGDPHYYTFDQTRFDFQGTCTYVLSEQCGRGLPYYRVEGKNEHRGSTRYSWTRLVKVFVYNKTIELVKGRRGAVKVNGIFADTPFYLNNGTVQVYQSGFSVIVSTDFGLEVSYDTDHYVKISVPYTYQNATCGLCGNFNNNGRDDLITREGEIVSSGVVFANSWQVSGGDEPGCEEQCGGLSCATCTEAQTALYSNSAHCGILQNSSGPFAACHDTLSPQSFVQSCAYDLCVGEGYQPILCQALNVYARQCQQNGIQLPSWRRQDFCEIQCPANSHYEPQGTACPATCVNPNSTQGCPLPDQESCLCNSGYILSAGFCIPHTECGCSFEGSYYRSGVTVILDEDCGRRCSCSNGSMTCSPHGCGPLQSCGVDEGERGCRPNSYGTCWMKGPGSYYTFDGFSYLYPGACQLTLAKVMGLSSYPHFVVTAEKLPVGQQRFSRVLKFEAGGIQVSIEMAGSNRVMVDGQQIRLPFSSASNHIQIYHSSLHSIILRTSFGVTIQTAWPHFVRVTAPGIYNGLLGGLCGNYNGQPNDDFRTPNGILVNSSQDFGDSWRDGSLSAECVERVNHNSTTNYNSSEYCGILGSPHGPFAQCWAMGSSQQHVDACGEIIRASRDPAHALCEVLQDYALMCQQKGVALGHWRNATQCEQNCPQNSHPEDCGSTCPSTCPGLSFPYVCDTVCQDGCQCDDGFVLDGNQCVRPTGCGCYHQGRYRQGGEQFWDGEECQNLCTCTGTTGMVHCFPNACGPQESCRVVEGEFGCHPDPHGTCSASGDPHYLTFDHKAYDFQGTCRYVLATLCNDTDGLHQFSVEAKNEPVNGWPVSVTAEVFVNVAGYRVHMSRESHGVVQVNGVTKNLPILLNGSLSIHASGFRTYVSADFGLSVEYDGWYTVSVSVPLSYRGKTCGLCGNFNGNPNDDFHTQSGMMVTTPEEFGTAWKVAGNYTCSDGCGSSCPQCTNELPARARCDVIQASDGPLSFCHELVNPAPYFSDCVFDVCVSGSEDLLCRAIQSYVSACQSANVQINPWRQNTTCRLDCPANSHYELCGTECGQICASSVDATCEQVCSEGCFCNEGFLRSGTRCVPVESCGCQYDGFYYNAGESFWTERCSQRCECHAPNDLRCSAESCSHAQECTIRNGQLGCFDDMSTCTVLGDPHYITFDGVLAHFQGTCSYIITESVNHGINETQFQVVATNNHRGSKRVSFVSEVDVYLSHQSEDVHVWIGPNKRVKVNGGEVSLPTTVGTSAQLVRQGSYIVLEVMDLRVHFDGQSTLLVRVGQYRQNRVRGMCGNFNSDPLDDKVLSNGTLARNDNQFGHSWMSSTSQPGCGSTDEDSSDGLSNCLFLREYSELCSVITNSSGPFSACHVHSDPQPFFSSCIYDLCLYTPANGMLCSAVSAYESTCSVLGLSVPEWRSALQCAESDPCEQLDCTEYEWCGEKDGVYGCFCDERHHRSNNESYDSSITCDSSSGTMSVSRCQLFEDGFPSSSLHLRDASCNGTLQGGRLVFQFDNKDQHCGTSLRSNGTHFFYENTIQGAVDPHKGLISRQRTIQLGFCCEYPLTHSVSMDVAINPVESIVRKKLPMGHGQYHVRMIPYQDAGFLFPLASNGNIDMEIDQRMYVEIRTEGVDGSQITTIVDSCWATPINNESYPVRWDLISAECPNPADGTVELLANGISNAARFSFRMFTFTNFSSIYLHCQVHLCLLTNGDCTAHCQPGDQGRVRRDVSQDAITGISLGPFTMAPHRKARMVNPSSA; via the exons ATGAGTCTTTGGAGAATGGCAAATCTTGTGTGGCCTTTGCTTGCCTTGGTCATGATAA gtACGGTTACTCCTCAGAATTCAG GACCCCTCTACCTAATTAATGGATTTAGAAGCGGTAACTCAGATGATGGAAGTTCTCCTGAAATTCCCCTGCAACGACCTTTTCTGTATTTTGGACAATCATATGATCAGATTTAT GTAAACAATAATGGACATCTGACCTTCGACACGGCTTGGAGTAGTTTCACACCTCAAAGGTTTCCACTGTATGGATCCAGGGACATCATTGCTCCATTCTGGACTGATTTGGACAACAGATTGAGTGGTCAGGTCTACTACAACCAATACACCAATGGCAGCATCCTCCAACAAGCCACGCAAGACATTAATCGTTACTTCCCAGCATTGAGCTTCAGTGCTGAATGGGTGTTTGTTGCAACATGGAACGAGGTGGCTTACTATCCCAACTCTGGAACC CAAACAACAGTTCAAGCAGTCTTGATCTCTGGCGGCCTTTACTCATTTGTGCTGATGAATTATGGGATAATAGCCCCAACATTAAGAGATATACAG GCTGGCTATGACACAGTGGACTCCACTCACCATTTCACCATCCCTGGATCCTTTTCTACCGCGGCATCAGGCAATAACTCAAATTTCAACCTGAGCAGCAATGTCAATGTACCCGGTCGTTGGGCTTTCCGGACCGATTATGGATCAAGGGGCTGTAATTACAGTG GTGAATTACTCCAACTGGGTGACTCATTCTGGAGTGACCGTACATGTGCACAGAAGTGCACCTGCACCTCAGCAGGCCTGCAGTGTCACAGCGAAAGCTGCTCCTTTTCCCAAATCTGTCAACCCGCTGCCTTTAAATTCTCCTGCCAGACCGTGCAGAGAGGCTCCTGCAGCATAAGTGGTGATCCACATTACTATACATTTGATCAAACACGCTTTGACTTCCAAGGCACCTGCACTTATGTTCTCTCTGAGCAATGTGGTCGTGGGTTGCCCTACTATAGAGTAGAGGGCAAGAATGAGCATCGGGGCAGCACCCGGTATTCCTGGACACGACTGGTGAAAGTGTTCGTCTATAACAAAACCATTGAGCTTGTCAAGGGACGACGAGGTGCAGTTAAG gTTAATGGCATCTTTGCAGACACTCCTTTCTATCTCAACAATGGCACGGTACAGGTTTATCAGTCCGGATTTTCTGTGATCGTCAGCACTGACTTTGGCTTGGAGGTGTCTTATGACACAGATCATTATGTGAAGATCAGTGTGCCCTACACCTACCAGAATGCAACATGTGGCCTGTGTGGAAACTTCAACAATAATGGCAGGGATGACTTAATAACCAGAGAAGGAGAAATTGTAAGCTCTGGTGTGGTTTTCGCCAACAGTTGGCAAGTATCAGGAGGCGATGAGCCTGGCTGTGAGGAGCAGTGTGGAGGTCTAAGCTGTGCTACCTGTACTGAGGCTCAAACTGCTTTATACAGCAACAGTGCCCATTGTGGTATCCTCCAAAATAGCTCTGGACCTTTTGCTGCTTGCCACGACACACTTTCCCCACAGAGCTTTGTGCAAAGCTGTGCGTATGATTTGTGTGTAGGAGAAGGATATCAACCCATTCTTTGCCAAGCTCTGAATGTGTACGCAAGACAGTGTCAACAGAATGGTATACAGCTGCCAAGCTGGAGGAGACAAGACTTTTGTG AGATCCAATGCCCTGCCAACAGCCACTATGAGCCCCAAGGCACCGCATGTCCAGCTACCTGTGTCAACCCAAATTCAACCCAAGGCTGTCCTCTTCCTGACCAAGAGAGCTGCCTCTGCAATTCAGGCTACATCCTCAGTGCTGGGTTCTGCATCCCTCATACCGAGTGTGGCTGCAGCTTTGAGGGTAGCTACTACCGCTCGGGAGTAACTGTAATACTGGATGAGGACTGTGGGAGACGTTGTAGCTGCAGTAATGGATCCATGACTTGCAGCCCCCATGGTTGTGGCCCTCTTCAATCATGCGGTGTggatgagggagaaagaggatgCAGACCCAACAGCTATGGCACATGCTGGATGAAAGGTCCAGGGTCATATTACACGTTTGATGGATTTAGCTACCTTTATCCCGGGGCGTGTCAATTGACCCTTGCCAAAGTAATGGGATTGTCTAGTTACCCACATTTTGTGGTGACAGCAGAGAAACTGCCTGTAGGCCAGCAGCGGTTTTCTAGAGTGCTAAAGTTTGAGGCTGGGGGAATACAGGTGTCCATTGAGATGGCAGGTAGCAACAGAGTAATG GTTGATGGACAGCAGATAAGACTACCATTCAGCTCGGCCTCCAACCACATCCAAATCTACCACAGCAGCCTTCACAGCATCATCCTTCGCACGTCCTTTGGTGTAACTATACAGACCGCTTGGCCTCACTTTGTGCGTGTCACTGCACCCGGCATCTACAACGGTCTATTGGGTGGACTCTGTGGAAACTACAATGGACAGCCTAATGACGACTTCCGCACACCCAACGGCATTCTGGTTAACAGCTCTCAGGACTTTGGGGACAGTTGGCGGGATGGTTCCCTTTCTGCAGAGTGTGTGGAGAGAGTAAATCATAACTCCACAACCAATTACAATTCTAGTGAGTACTGTGGCATTCTTGGTTCCCCACATGGGCCGTTTGCCCAGTGCTGGGCCATGGGGAGCTCCCAGCAGCATGTGGATGCCTGTGGGGAGATCATAAGAGCCTCTAGAGATCCAGCACATGCACTATGTGAGGTCCTACAAGATTACGCACTAATGTGTCAACAGAAGGGTGTTGCCCTTGGACATTGGAGAAATGCAACTCAATGTG AGCAAAACTGCCCCCAAAACAGCCACCCAGAAGACTGTGGAAGCACCTGTCCTTCCACCTGCCCCGGCCTTTCTTTCCCTTACGTCTGTGACACCGTGTGTCAGGATGGGTGTCAGTGTGATGATGGCTTTGTCCTCGACGGAAACCAGTGTGTGCGACCCACAGGGTGCGGATGCTATCACCAAGGACGCTACCGGCAGGGAGGCGAGCAGTTCTGGGATGGGGAAGAGTGTCAGAATTTGTGTACCTGTACAGGCACAACTGGAATGGTCCACTGTTTCCCCAACGCCTGTGGTCCCCAAGAGTCCTGCCGTGTGGTGGAGGGTGAGTTTGGATGCCATCCGGACCCTCATGGCACATGTTCTGCCTCTGGTGACCCCCACTACCTCACCTTTGATCACAAGGCCTACGACTTCCAGGGAACCTGCCGCTATGTGTTGGCGACTCTCTGCAATGACACTGATGGGCTTCACCAATTTTCTGTGGAAGCTAAGAATGAGCCAGTCAACGGCTGGCCAGTGTCAGTAACAGCAGAAGTATTTGTTAATGTCGCAGGCTATCGTGTGCATATGTCGAGGGAGAGTCATGGGGTGGTACAG GTGAACGGAGTAACTAAAAACTTACCTATCCTACTGAATGGAAGTCTTTCTATTCACGCTAGTGGATTTCGCACATACGTCAGTGCTGATTTTGGCCTGAGTGTCGAGTACGATGGATGGTATACAGTGTCTGTTTCTGTACCTTTAAGTTACAG AGGAAAAACATGTGGACTTTGTGGTAACTTCAATGGAAATCCCAATGATGACTTCCACACCCAATCTGGAATGATGGTTACTACTCCAGAGGAGTTTGGAACAGCCTGGAAAGTGGCAGGCAACTACACCTGTAGCGATGGGTGTGGCTCGTCCTGTCCACAATGCACCAATGAGCTACCTGCCAGAGCCCGATGTGACGTGATTCAAGCATCTGATGGACCCTTAAGCTTCTGTCATGAGCTGGTGAACCCAGCGCCATATTtcagtgactgtgtgtttgatgtttgtgtgtcgggAAGTGAAGATCTTCTGTGCAGAGCCATTCAGTCATACGTCAGTGCCTGTCAGTCCGCCAATGTTCAAATCAACCCTTGGAGACAGAACACCACCTGCA GACTTGACTGTCCCGCAAACAGCCATTACGAGCTGTGTGGCACTGAATGTGGCCAAATCTGTGCCAGCAGCGTCGATGCCACCTGTGAGCAGGTTTGCTCTGAGGGATGTTTCTGTAATGAAGGCTTTCTCCGGAGTGGGACAAGATGTGTCCCAGTGGAAAGCTGTGGCTGTCAATACGACGGGTTCTACTATAAT GCTGGTGAGTCCTTCTGGACAGAGCGTTGCTCCCAGCGATGTGAATGCCATGCTCCCAATGACCTTCGCTGTTCTGCGGAATCTTGCAGTCATGCACAAGAGTGCACCATCAGAAATGGCCAGCTGGGATGTTTTGACGATATGTCTACGTGCACTGTGTTGGGCGACCCACACTACATCACCTTTGATGGGGTACTGGCCCATTTCCAGGGCACGTGCTCGTACATCATAACTGAGAGCGTGAACCATGGCATCAATGAAACACAGTTCCAGGTAGTAGCCACCAACAATCATCGTGGCAGCAAACGTGTATCGTTTGTGTCAGAAGTGGATGTTTACCTATCACATCAATCAGAGGATGTGCATGTATGGATTGGACCCAATAAAAGAGTAAAG GTAAATGGAGGTGAGGTGTCTCTTCCTACCACTGTTGGAACTTCAGCTCAGCTAGTAAGACAAGGAAGTTACATCGTGCTTGAGGTTATGGACTTGAGAGTTCACTTTGATGGCCAAAGCACCTTACTGGTCCGAGTGGGCCAGTACCGTCAAAATCGAGTCAGAGGCATGTGTGGAAACTTCAACAGCGATCCTCTCGATGACAAAGTTTTGTCCAATGGCACATTGGCACGGAATGACAATCAgtttggacacagctggatgtCATCCACAAGCCAACCAGG ATGCGGATCCACTGATGAAGACAGTAGCGACGGATTGAGCAACTGTCTTTTTCTGAGAGAATACTCAGAGCTCTGTAGTGTCATCACCAACAGTAGCGGTCCCTTCAGTGCCTGTCACGTGCACTCTGATCCACAGCCATTTTTCAGTTCCTGCATCTATGACCTCTGCCTTTACACTCCAGCCAATGGCATGCTATGTTCTGCAGTTTCCGCCTACGAGAGCACCTGCTCTGTTTTGGGGTTAAGTGTCCCTGAATGGCGCTCTGCTTTGCAGTGTG CTGAGTCAGACCCCTGTGAGCAGCTTGACTGCACAGAGTACGAGTGGTGCGGTGAGAAGGACGGTGTGTACGGCTGCTTTTGTGATGAGCGCCACCATCGTTCCAACAACGAGAGCTACG ACTCGTCCATCACTTGTGACAGTAGTTCGGGCACCATGTCTGTGTCTCGATGCCAACTGTTTGAAGACGGATTCCCCTCCAGTTCCCTCCACCTCCGAGATGCCTCGTGCAACGGGACTCTCCAGGGCGGACGACTGGTGTTCCAATTTGACAATAAGGACCAGCATTGTGGGACATCTCTCAGG AGCAACGGAACTCATTTCTTCTATGAGAACACCATCCAGGGTGCTGTGGACCCTCATAAAGGTCTAATCAGCCGCCAGAGGACCATTCAGTTGGGTTTCTGCTGTGAATACCCTCTGACCCACTCCGTGTCCATGGACGTGGCCATCAACCCTGTAGAGAG CATTGTGAGGAAGAAGCTTCCTATGGGCCATGGACAGTATCACGTGAGAATGATCCCTTACCAGGACGctggcttcctcttccccttGGCCAGTAACGGGAACATAGACATGGAAATTGACCAAAGGATGTATGTGGAGATCCGGACAGAAGGAGTCGATGGAAGTCAGATCACCACCATTGTGGACTCTTGTTGGGCCACGCCAATCAACAATGAGAGCTACCCTGTCCGCTGGGATCTCATAAGCGCAGA GTGTCCTAACCCAGCAGATGGGACGGTAGAGCTGCTTGCTAACGGCATCTCCAACGCGGCCCGATTCTCCTTCAGGATGTTCACCTTCACCAACTTTTCATCTATCTACCTCCACTGCCAGGTCCACCTGTGTCTTCTGACAAATGGCGACTGCACAGCT cacTGCCAGCCTGGAGACCAAGGGCGAGTTCGAAGGGATGTGTCCCAGGATGCCATCACGGGCATCTCGCTCGGCCCCTTCACCATGGCGCCACACAGGAAAG CCAGAATGGTGAATCCGAGCAGCGCATGA
- the ngfrb gene encoding nerve growth factor receptor b, with amino-acid sequence MTRRMNYALALVLLGVVHAAAKKEDCLSGRYTNGGECCERCPPGEGVIQPCGVSQTVCAPCLDSETFSESFSATERCQPCTVCAGLFRMKEPCTDSNDASCICNYDFYMNELSGRCERCTKCPEGEGMLLPCDSDQDTTCEECTGDNYSDQESSREPCLPCSTCDEEGVSEICTSVTDTVCQVPPFYDDMFPTPFSGNFTPTNEVYLPETPPSEEPRDTSTTTTNGDSKEPIYHLNNKLIPIYCSILAAVVVGLVAFFIFKRWNSCKQNKQAANNCTANQNQTPSPEGEKLHSDSGISVDSQSLQEQQGQTQAQTVVTMDEEPCLLLPLQTREKVEKLLFSDCTHTEDSDWCNLAGLLGYKDERIATFQQEEHPVRALLRDWASKDCASVDALCAALRKINREDVAQSLAPSPSATRADATSVV; translated from the exons ATGACGCGCAGGATGAATTACGCTCTCGCGCTGGTGTTACTTGGAGTG GTTCACGCCGCGGCCAAAAAGGAGGATTGTTTGTCGGGTCGTTACACAAACGGCGGAGAATGCTGCGAGCGGTGCCCGCCCGGGGAGGGCGTCATCCAGCCATGTGGCGTCTCCCAGACCGTCTGCGCCCCCTGTCTCGACA GTGAAACCTTCTCAGAAAGCTTCAGTGCCACAGAGCGCTGTCAGCCCTGCACAGTGTGCGCGGGCCTATTTCGCATGAAGGAGCCCTGCACGGATTCCAACGACGCCTCCTGCATTTGCAACTACGACTTCTACATGAACGAGCTCTCTGGGCGGTGCGAGCGCTGCACCAAATGTCCCGAGGGCGAGGGCATGCTGCTGCCGTGCGACTCCGACCAAGACACGACGTGCGAGGAGTGCACCGGGGACAACTACTCGGACCAGGAGAGTTCTCGGGAGCCCTGCCTCCCCTGCAGCACCTGTGACGAAGAGGGCGTGTCGGAGATCTGCACCTCTGTAACCGATACAGTTTGTCAAG TTCCTCCATTTTACGACGACATGTTTCCAACGCCCTTTTCCGGTAACTTCACGCCCACGAATGAGGTCTACCTACCAGAGACCCCCCCATCAGAGGAGCCTAGAgacacctccaccaccaccactaatGGCGATTCTAAGGAGCCGATCTACCACCTGAACAACAAACTCATCCCCATCTACTGCTCCATCCTGGCAGCCGTTGTAGTCGGCCTCGTGGCCTTCTTCATCTTCAAGAG ATGGAACAGCTGTAAGCAGAACAAGCAAGCGGCCAACAACTGCACAGCCAACCAGAACCAGACGCCGTCCCCGGAGGGAGAGAAGCTGCACAGCGACAGCGGCATTTCTGTGGACAGCCAAagtctgcaggagcagcagggccAGACTCAGGCCCAGACAG TTGTCACCATGGATGAGGAGCCCTGCCTGCTCCTCCCTCTCCAAACCCGGGAGAAAGTGGAGAAGCTGCTGTTCAGCGACTGCACACACACGGAGGACAGCGACTGGTGCAACCTCGCGGGCCTCCTCGGGTACAAGGACGAGCGCATCGCCACCTTCCAGCAGGAGGAGCACCCCGTCCGGGCGCTGCTCCGCGACTGGGCGAGCAAGGACTGCGCCAGCGTCGACGCCCTGTGCGCCGCGCTGCGCAAGATCAACCGCGAGGACGTCGCCCAAAGTCTGGCGCCGAGCCCGAGCGCCACGAGGGCCGACGCCACCTCCGTAGTGTGA